GCTAATTCACATCCCATGTTGCAACATATTAAGGCAGTCCTGGctgggcagctcagcccagcccagcccagcccagccagcccatGGCGCCCAGTGAGACCCCGCTGCCAGGGGTTGTTCTGGGATGTGAATTCGGTGTCAGGTGGCTTTGGGACTGGCACAACTTGTTTGTTTGGAGCACGACCCTGCTGTGAAGTCACTGCCAGACTGTGCTgagtgccagggcagggcactgGAGGACAAAACACTGCAGAACTCGGGCTTAGTGCGAGAGTGACTGCATCACCTTGTGGGGGTCATTCCTCATAATGATTACACACCTCAGGAGTTACTTTTGCCAATATTCAACTTCTCTAGAGATGTAGAGACCTTATCTGTATGGTGAAGGTGATCCTTCTGGTCTAGGGCAGGGTAACAAGGGCACAGGATAAGGGAAACAAGGagttttgttgtgggttttgttgttggcttgtttggttttggctgTGTTTGTTGTAGAGGTGGTTTGGGTTTCTCTTTGAGAAAATGTCACCAATTTAATGTCCTGAGCCTGAAACATGAGAGTGAAATAGTAGACAAATGTCTCAGTTTTGGAGCATTTTTTTAGCACACAGTTGCTGCCCTGAGCTCGGACTTTAAGAGCAAAGCCCAAATTCACTGGAGGGGCAGTGTGGGTGCACAGCACAGTGATCAAATTGAAGGCTGATCAGTTCTGGATGTCTGCTAAATAAACCCCTGAAACTGAGTTTCCCTGAGGGTCAGCCTCCACATCTTCCACTACAAGGACACAGGTGCTGCAGTGCTCAGCATAAACCAAGCACGTGAATCCTTCCAGAAACACTCCTTTTATCCCAGAGCAAAATTTGCAAGCAGAAGCTTTTTGTTTGAACTTCCTGGGTTGAGGATCATGTGATAAAAATAGGGACAAAGTGCAATAAAAGAGCGCCGTGGTGAAAGAGTGAACTGTGGACTGGGAGAAAGCATTGCTATTATGAGACCTAGCTAAGTTCCTGCAAGTTGCAGCATTTCCTGCAAGTGAAAATGAAGTTTCTTGCGACATTACGTTGCATTTAAAATGGGAGGAGCCAGTGGAATGGCTTTTTCTCTGAGATCCCATTGATTTCTCATTTCCTCTGGAAGAGGAGCTGAATGGTTTGGGATCTGGAAAAGCTGCACAGGCActtggagaagggaagaggcaTGAAGGCTTCTTGGACACAAACAGTTTCTGAGGTACTGTCTTCTTCTTTAGAGGGTCCTGTCTTCCACCCTGTTCTCTTAAAAATTCttgctttgttgttttgaaGTAGGCATTTGGAAACAGGCACTGAAATATCTATGGCAGGAGGGAAATTCTCAGTGTGCTGCACATTTTCTCTGTAGGGAAGAAcatgtgctgctggtgctggtgatCTTTGTAACTAAATAATACCACATCTGTAGCCCAGACTGGCAACTTCCAGAGAGCTCTGTGTGAACTCACACTGATTGTGGGAATGCAGAAACCCAACAACTTCCTCTTAGTGCATTTATATAAAAGTGTGAGTGACCTCAGAAATAATAGAACAAATGTATTAACAGCATTTTCCTGTTCATGTAATTCCTGAGTAATTTTTCCATATCCATTAatcttcttttgtttcctgaCAGCTCCTTAGCATGTCTTGCTAATATCTTCTTTTCCAAAAGTTCCATCCTGTCATTTTGCAAATAAGGAAGAATTTGTCAGAAGGGTTGCAGGAGAAATCCCTGCAGCTCTTCTTTTCAAGGAGCTGACTGGACATTTCCCCAAGTCCAAGCTGACTAATGAACAatccagcctggcagctctgggttcagaatgaaacaaaacagaaccagAACACGAAGTATTAGTGGTTTTAAAATAGAAGAAGTAAAACCAGCGAAACACTTAATTCTACTTAATGTACTGcaggcagtaaaaaaaaaaaaaaaaaagttaccaaTGTTTTATAATGCTGTGGAAATTTTGTTTCAGAGCAGGTGGAGGAAAGCCAAAGTGTGCTTTACACTTAGGGTTTTTTGCAGAGATTTCTCAGCTCAACCACAATGTCCTGCTGATTGCTCTGTCTGCAATAGCTTGTTGGAGCTGTAGATACCACCAGCAGTCAAATGCTCACTCAGGAAAGAGCTGCTTTATCTCCTCACATGATTTTGTattggttttttaatttatctttattGCAAAGGCTTGTTGATAGTGGTATACAGCAGACCGTGATAAGGAAACGTGAGGGAAATGTGATAATGAAAGTGATACCAAAATTCTCTTATGAAAATACTTCTCCTTTTCTGGGAAAGAACTTggagtagaaaataaaatctgtaggATCTTCTGAAGTTCCATGAGTTTTGTTCTGTTGCTGCCTTATTTCCTTCAATAGTACTATTTTCTCCAAACTGACTGCAACTTAATCCTTCCCCACGGGACCATTAGGGTGACAggtaaatattttagaaattctgGTGTCTTGTTCCACCAAGCTGGTTCTGACCATAAAACCCACAGATTAAATTGCTCCTAAAGCTATAGAGCCCAGAATGTGTGgctggaagagggaagaggggtGAGAAAATGCAGTGTTTACAGTTGGATTTTGTGTGTCCATGACTGTGCTTAATGGTTGTTTGGAGAGGGGAGGACACGTGaaccctggggcagcagctctgctctgccgGCTCCTGGGGGTGTTGGGGGGACTCTGCTTTGGTCACTTTGGGGGTTCCAACTGAACTGTGCCAGAGGCAGAAAGCCTGAGGACACACACTGGACAGGCAGTGACCTTGTGCTGGAGTAGGAGGAAACATGGGTCAGATTTTAACTTGGAGAGAGAACCTTTGCTCTGCTAGAAATGATGTTACTGCGTTGGAGACTgaattttctccttctcttggCAAACACTGGAGTTATTTATTGTCTTGTGTTTGTTATGATGCTATGGGGAGAAGGAAGAGCCTGAGAGTTTCACGTAGTGATGTTTCCCCAGATAGATCCttttcaaaccaaaaccaaaggaCCTTGTTAGGGCACTACAGATTTCCTGTCAAATCTTGTTTCTCCTGCTGGTGACCTCAGGTGGGCTGGTTTGTGGGTCAGGTCTGTTCTGGGGGGAAGCTGGGTGTGAGTTTGCTGAAGGAactccagctcttcctgtttGTTCCTTTATTCACCTACTGCTTGTTCCTGATCTGCTTTTAGGGTCTGACTTTACTCTGttacagctctgcagaaaacttCAGAAGCTCTAAGTTTCTattactttgaaaaagaaagagaaacaggcaaaaaaaaaaaaaaaacaaaactggatggaaaatatttcctgtccAAAGAATGTGTTTCACTTTAGATTTGAGTGTTTTATTGAAGTAAGTTTAAAACTGATGGCAGGACATGGCCAAGACAGCTGGAGAGTCTCCAGATTTTAAGGCAGATCAGTGGGGGCGAACAGAGATTTGGTGGATGGTGTTCTGGCTGAAACTGAAGAGaagagggggagaaggagggaatgtcaccagagagaagaggaagggaCACGTCAATTGACCAGAATAAGGAGAGGGGCAAGAAAACTACACAAGAGAGGACCAAATAAATGAGGATCCAAGATACAGACCTCACGCTGAAAACTACTGGAGAAACCCCAAATCTTAACCTCTGGGCAAATAAGTCTGCCAGATGTGCTGCAGCTGTTCAGTGCAGCAAACATTCCCTGGGTACAAATCCTCTGGAGGCATTTAAAAGACAAGAagaggtggcactgagggacGTGATCTAGgtggtggatttggcagtgctgtgtcAACAGCTGGACTCGAGGGTCTTTTCCAAAtgtatgattctgtgattccaagaTTGATGTCAGCCCCTTGGAACTCTGCTGGGTAGGAGGGCCAGGTGATGTTAACTGTGCTTTGCAAATCAGGAAATGGAATGAAGTAATGTGTGAAATATGAACgatcagaaataaataattaaaaagacagGATGAATTTTTTATGTATGAGAAAAGGCAGATGAATTTTTTATGGAAGAGAAGAGATTGTAGTAAATACTTGGTGGGGCCAGAGGAAATCCCTGCAGGACTATCCAGGTGAGCAGGAGCTCACAGAGGCCGTGGGAGAGGACGGATCACTCCTTGGAGGGTGCAGTGCCAGGGGCATTGCATTCCCTGGATTTGCATCCTGCTCAGGGCTGTCGAGAGCCCGAGGTCTCCCAGGTTTTATTCCACAGGAAATTTGCAGCTGGTCTCAAGCACCTGACTGTGTGAGGGCGTGTCCTTGGGTTGTGTTTCTCCTGGCTCACCTGTTTCTGGGAAATGGGGTAGAACTCTCAGCAGATCGAGACCAGCACAGACCATAAGAGATAAGCATTTATTAACTTCTGTTGAATGTATAATCAGGAATTAGCGTATAACTAATTCGGAAAGTTCCTCAAGGTACTTCTGAGGAAGtagtagcaaaaaaaaaaaaattgttttaatgaaaGCTTTTGATCAAAAGCTCACAGGAACAAAGCAGTTTGTGTCTTCCAGAGCTAGTCTGGTGAGGAAAGTTAGGTgaattttctataatttttttttcttatttggcAAGTATTTTACTAAAACATACATCACAAACTTGTGAcagtttcatttaaatgaaagctAACTTCTGACTAAATCCAAGgatgttttgaaaagaaataccaagttgttgtttgtttgttcatttgaCATGAACAGATATTTCCCATCAGAtatcctaaaataaaaatataattcaatttgacaataaatatttcatcttagGCCAAGTGAAACATTCATTCAGCATAATCCATCTTCCTTAGTTAATTTTGTGGTGTGTTTTGGAAAACTTGAGAAAACTTTGGAACTTGGAAACTCAGCTTTGGAAAATGTCACAGCAAATCAAGCTGTtatttgctgctcctgctgagggGTGTGTGCAGGGTCACTGCCTGGAGGAACGCGTGGACACGGagcctcctgcccagcaggctcaggaaggatttccctctccctgcagaagGACCtcgtgtcccctgctgctgtggatgAGCCAGAGGTGGAAAGGGCTGTGAGTCTGGCCCTTGTagagtgcagcagcagcagctgtgtgagcagTGTGAGGGTGCCTCTGCCTTGCTCCCATCCCATGacctgggctggaagcagctgcCTGGCATTTGGTCGGTGAGCTGTTATCTTTTTGTCTGGACAAAGGGAACAGAGGCACTGGGTGCTAAGCACTGCCTTTAATTCCCCACAGGGAGAAGACTGAGGGAGAAGCCTGCCCTGGCACTGTGGAGGCCTCTGGGCAGCCCCATGGACTCTCCCCACCTCCTGCACGTGGGtttcctgctcctggctcttgCTGCTCCCTGTCCAAGTGAGTCTCTGTGTTTGACCTCGGtgcttttccctgcctttccatAGCTCAAAACCTCTGAAATGTTAAGAGAAACCAGCTGTTCCCAGTTAAAAACAAGACCACAGAGCCTCTAAGGTGAGAAGAGAAATTAAGGAGGTGAAGGTTGATGTGTCTGACCTGTCACAATCTCCTCTTTTGGGAGGGGTGACCATTTGGGTCTGTCTGATATCAGATGAGGTGAATCCTCTCCCAGAGGACTGactcttccctgggagggtcTGAGGAAGGAAACCTGGGACACTGCACCCAGACTGGGCAGTGTGGCAGCTCAGGTCTGAGCTTCAGTGCTCCTGGGATCTACCAGTGTGCTGGAGGGACACCCGGTGGGATTGTGCCAAGGAGtttgggaagagaagaggaCAAGAACAGATGAGCTCAGCAAGAGAAACATCTTTCAACTCACCTCCCAGGCTgccattaaaaatacagtggaAGTAGTAGGGGAATTCTATCATGTTTCTACCCCGAAAGTTATCCTGGGAACTGGCCCCAATACTGTATAAAATTTGCCCATCGGCAGACAATGTCTCCAAAGCCATGACTAAGCTTGTCCACCAAGACCCATCTTGTTCTCAATCACTAAACATCCAGGGAGAAAACCggtggaaattttttttctttgtttttttctgatttaggTATTGCCATGTCCAATGCTGGCCCTGCTAACAGGACACAAGGCAGCAGAAATACGACAGTCTACTACTGCAAGGACTATAAAAACTGCACATGCAAGAAAGAccaaaatgattttaaaaactttgaaAGAATTACCAAAATACAAAAGAAGATAAATACTATTCCAACAAATGACCAACAAATGACTCACAAATCACACATCACTGTTTGCTTTGAGCGAGCAAATTCCTCTCTTGAAGGAATTTATGGCCTCTCCTCATACGAAACTCAACAACCAAAAATCTGGTGTGGCATCCTGAATTTTGGAGGTATGCTTTGCTGGGAACCTGGTTATTAACTGATGGAAAACATACTTCTTAGGTAGGAAACTGAACTGTTCTCTATTTGGGCAGATAGAAAGGCTTATGAGTGAATAAACTGGAATGACTGgctttcttctgtgaaaaaaaagtcataaagTAATTCACAAAAGTAAATTCAGTTCTTTCAGGTCAAACATTGTTTAAAACTACACTAGGAGAGACACATGTTACTCTGATTTAtaaagatacatttttattttaggtttttttttttagcaacaGCAATTCCCATGATGAAATTCTGTGCCATGTTGCAATGTATGAATCCCACCTGCTTCAGCCAGAGCACACCCAGACCTAGGTCCAGCCTcaagagctgctctgtgctgctcttctgTCCAATTCAATAAACACCCAGGAACATCTTTCCGGCTTCCTCACAAAACTGCCAAAATCAGGAATTCAGGCACCTGTCAGTACCTGGAACAAGTGGCTCCACGAGGGCAAAACTTCCTGCTGGTTTAGGTTGCAGGGGTGTGACTTACCTGAGCTCCATCCAAGTCAGTGACATTTCTATCTGCAGTTGGTTTTCTGAGAGCAGCTTTTAGCACCTCTCCTATTGGAGTTAGAGCATCCTTTCTAATTTTCTtgctgaagaagagaagaaaaagtgttCTCCCCTTTGTATGATTTTATTTAGCCTAACTATTCCttctgtatttaatttctgGCCACCATAAACCATTTCTCTCCTGTATTTATGCTCTGCAAAATATCTGCATGCTGTCACTAAGGTGTAAAACACTGGTGACACTGAAATATTCACAGTGAAATCTGGAAATTGCTGTAGACAGGGATGCCTGTATCCCCTGAGAGGGGAAGGGATGGATGTATAGGTGAAGGTAGGAGGGAGTTCTCCAGATTCTTTCAGAAGAAGAATAAGCTCTATAATGGCACAGTGGGATGCAGGGTTGGTAGGAGATGCACTCCAGGGTGCTGAGTAGAGATTTACTCAGCTACTACTAGATATTTACAACAAGCTACTTGCTTGTTCCTCTTCTTTGGTTCCTATGGGTAAAAGGCAGCTGCAAAATTtttgaatagattttttttcttgcataaaGGTAATGATAAGCTTTTTACAGATGTTTTGTTATTCTTAACTGCATGTGAAAGATTTCTTACCTTCTTCAAATATTTCCACTCTTGATTCCCAGAAAAGCTCATCAGCTTTGGTGAGAGGGAAATCTAATGACAATGGTTGATTTGGACTGTTAGGGAATGAAACATCTCCAACTTACAGCAATCATTGCAATCTCCAACATTTTGTGCAACATTATCCACTTTTTAAATCTATTAACCTCTTCAACATCGTTAGTCCTTCACCGAAGATCTTCTACATGATCCATATTTATAATCAAAACTTTTTTACCTTTCATCTTTCTCAGAAAATGGAGGAGGTAACATCAGTACTGAGGAGAAGAATGTTTGCTGTGAAGCAGAGGCAGTTGTCTGGAATCACAACCCTCACCTGAAGTGCTACATTCAAAAGTCACATCCAAAATCCACTGCACTGCCAGTTGCCATTCCTGGTGAGGGAATTCCAGGTTAATCTCTTCTcgtgtttgtttgctttttgctttgagAGGGGTTTGTCCAGACAGCTTGATGTGAACAGAGTTTTACACGGGCAGGGAGATGTCCTGTACATTCATAATTTGAATCCACACATGCTGCAGCCAACCAGTCTCAGAGACTTTGCCCTGGCAAATGGACATGGCCAGTCCTGGACAGAGATGTCCACAGGCTCAGGTTCCT
This genomic window from Vidua chalybeata isolate OUT-0048 chromosome 19, bVidCha1 merged haplotype, whole genome shotgun sequence contains:
- the LOC128797521 gene encoding uncharacterized protein LOC128797521 isoform X1, producing the protein MDSPHLLHVGFLLLALAAPCPSIAMSNAGPANRTQGSRNTTVYYCKDYKNCTCKKDQNDFKNFERITKIQKKINTIPTNDQQMTHKSHITVCFERANSSLEGIYGLSSYETQQPKIWCGILNFGENGGGNISTEEKNVCCEAEAVVWNHNPHLKCYIQKSHPKSTALPVAIPGEGIPGNPEFLTSKKSSLEILLAFLFVGVCTGWGTMFYFLRLRRRQAFKQDRQASDREKLTHS
- the LOC128797521 gene encoding uncharacterized protein LOC128797521 isoform X3, with protein sequence MDSPHLLHVGFLLLALAAPCPSIAMSNAGPANRTQGSRNTTVYYCKDYKNCTCKKDQNDFKNFERITKIQKKINTIPTNDQQMTHKSHITVCFERANSSLEGIYGLSSYETQQPKIWCGILNFGENGGGNISTEEKNVCCEAEAVVWNHNPHLKCYIQKSHPKSTALPVAIPGEGIPDGASSFVWCLRDSSWLSPPACFTWMLCFLLLCSF
- the LOC128797521 gene encoding uncharacterized protein LOC128797521 isoform X4, with the translated sequence MDSPHLLHVGFLLLALAAPCPSIAMSNAGPANRTQGSRNTTVYYCKDYKNCTCKKDQNDFKNFERITKIQKKINTIPTNDQQMTHKSHITVCFERANSSLEGIYGLSSYETQQPKIWCGILNFGENGGGNISTEEKNVCCEAEAVVWNHNPHLKCYIQKSHPKSTALPVAIPDGASSFVWCLRDSSWLSPPACFTWMLCFLLLCSF
- the LOC128797521 gene encoding uncharacterized protein LOC128797521 isoform X2; this translates as MDSPHLLHVGFLLLALAAPCPSIAMSNAGPANRTQGSRNTTVYYCKDYKNCTCKKDQNDFKNFERITKIQKKINTIPTNDQQMTHKSHITVCFERANSSLEGIYGLSSYETQQPKIWCGILNFGENGGGNISTEEKNVCCEAEAVVWNHNPHLKCYIQKSHPKSTALPVAIPGNPEFLTSKKSSLEILLAFLFVGVCTGWGTMFYFLRLRRRQAFKQDRQASDREKLTHS